Proteins encoded in a region of the Deltaproteobacteria bacterium genome:
- a CDS encoding YwbE family protein, translating to MNGKNRADIKPGGRVQVVQKQDQRSGKLTEGIVQDILTKSPHHPHGIKVRLTNGLVGRVQEILTGISRNGGPSG from the coding sequence ATGAATGGAAAAAATAGGGCCGATATTAAACCGGGGGGCCGGGTGCAGGTCGTCCAGAAACAGGATCAACGATCCGGGAAACTGACCGAAGGAATCGTTCAGGACATTCTAACGAAATCTCCTCATCATCCTCATGGAATCAAGGTGCGCCTGACAAACGGCCTGGTGGGCCGGGTGCAAGAAATCCTTACAGGAATCTCCCGAAATGGAGGGCCTTCCGGTTGA
- a CDS encoding glucose 1-dehydrogenase, protein MMNLNGRVAMVTGGGRGIGRGISLAMAKAGADIAVVYRKDEKAAEETIREIQSLSRKAAAFRADVTDYGSVKEAVNLAIGLFGKIDILVNNAGIASRGNAVYDTDAQEMERVIRTHVFGSFYFTQAVLPSMRQQPRGDILFISSIAAEVMMPNGSPYNMAKTAMEALALTLAKEEVVHGIHVNVIRPGLVETDMGARLAKATAGVKDIKELYAHSPFRRVGQPYDIGNAAAFLASDKAAYITGAIIKVSGGA, encoded by the coding sequence ATGATGAATTTAAACGGCAGGGTGGCTATGGTGACCGGAGGTGGAAGGGGAATCGGCCGGGGGATCTCACTGGCGATGGCGAAGGCAGGGGCCGACATCGCTGTTGTTTACCGAAAGGATGAAAAAGCTGCCGAAGAAACGATAAGGGAGATCCAATCACTTTCACGAAAAGCCGCGGCCTTTCGAGCCGACGTAACGGATTATGGTAGCGTAAAAGAGGCCGTTAACCTGGCTATCGGTCTCTTTGGAAAGATCGATATTCTGGTCAACAACGCCGGTATCGCTTCACGGGGCAATGCCGTTTACGATACGGACGCCCAGGAGATGGAAAGGGTCATCAGGACCCATGTTTTCGGGTCTTTTTATTTTACGCAAGCCGTGTTGCCGAGTATGCGTCAACAACCCCGAGGCGATATCTTATTCATTTCTTCCATTGCCGCGGAAGTGATGATGCCTAACGGGTCTCCCTACAATATGGCCAAGACGGCCATGGAAGCCCTGGCCCTGACTCTAGCCAAGGAAGAAGTGGTCCATGGAATTCATGTGAATGTTATTCGGCCGGGGCTTGTGGAAACCGACATGGGGGCTCGTCTGGCGAAGGCGACAGCAGGAGTCAAGGACATCAAAGAGCTTTATGCCCATTCACCCTTTAGGCGGGTTGGCCAGCCCTATGACATCGGGAATGCCGCCGCCTTCCTGGCTTCCGATAAAGCGGCCTATATCACGGGAGCGATTATTAAAGTCAGTGGAGGGGCGTAA
- a CDS encoding sulfotransferase, with product MTIELKEKPVFIIGYERSGTTLLMAMLGCHPRLAIPEVGWLFPRIYPWRHTYGALSLDRNFRTMAAEMLFGLNQPLWGMGLNPTTAVDEIISLSPERSFAGLYTAMHLRYAKEFGNKPRWGQKTPNNLFFVPQILENFPNAQFIFIVRDGRDACATSLESAFGAGNLYDAAQTWNLANTFVKPFRRKYDSSTWLDIRYEELVRAPVKILKTICDFLGESYSPNMLAFYKTPMARKRGSQRDHAPLGLPVSDKYVGIYKDLLSLRDQQIYAAVAGQTHKKLGYELDVKPLKISEKDRALWIELNGRIRAARLDGPGGHIVFESYRDWLVEQREIRKQKGIWSDTDATHEFPVGHPDEEYIVGFRAPARWKSHFCIKRQYIGG from the coding sequence ATGACCATCGAGTTAAAAGAAAAACCAGTTTTTATCATAGGATACGAACGATCGGGCACCACTTTATTAATGGCTATGCTGGGCTGCCATCCACGCCTGGCCATCCCTGAAGTGGGATGGCTTTTCCCCCGCATTTATCCCTGGCGCCATACTTACGGCGCCCTTTCTCTTGACCGCAATTTCCGGACAATGGCTGCGGAGATGCTTTTCGGCCTGAATCAGCCCCTGTGGGGAATGGGGTTGAACCCGACAACCGCAGTGGACGAAATTATTTCCCTGTCCCCTGAACGCAGTTTCGCAGGCCTTTACACCGCCATGCATCTTCGCTATGCTAAAGAGTTTGGAAACAAACCCCGATGGGGACAAAAGACCCCCAATAATCTCTTCTTTGTTCCTCAGATACTGGAGAATTTTCCTAATGCCCAGTTTATTTTTATCGTTCGGGACGGCCGGGATGCCTGCGCCACCAGCCTGGAGTCGGCCTTCGGCGCGGGGAACCTGTACGACGCGGCCCAAACCTGGAACCTGGCCAATACTTTTGTAAAACCCTTCCGCCGCAAATATGACTCTTCGACCTGGCTGGACATACGTTATGAAGAACTGGTCCGGGCACCTGTAAAAATCCTCAAGACTATTTGTGATTTCCTGGGAGAGTCCTATTCTCCTAATATGCTGGCATTTTATAAGACCCCCATGGCCCGAAAACGGGGAAGCCAGAGGGATCATGCGCCGCTGGGTCTTCCGGTCTCCGATAAATATGTCGGCATCTATAAGGATCTGCTCAGCCTCCGGGATCAACAGATCTACGCCGCCGTGGCCGGACAAACGCATAAGAAACTCGGCTACGAATTAGATGTGAAACCCCTGAAGATTTCGGAAAAGGACAGGGCCCTGTGGATAGAATTAAATGGCCGCATCAGGGCGGCACGTCTGGATGGTCCGGGTGGACACATCGTATTTGAGAGCTATAGAGACTGGCTGGTTGAGCAGAGGGAAATCCGTAAGCAAAAGGGCATCTGGAGTGATACCGATGCAACCCATGAGTTCCCGGTCGGACACCCGGACGAAGAATATATTGTGGGTTTCCGGGCCCCGGCAAGATGGAAAAGCCATTTCTGCATCAAACGGCAATATATAGGGGGTTAA
- a CDS encoding Crp/Fnr family transcriptional regulator — translation MGASNKHTHWHLNKDDFFWELASEKEEFVALSIKRNLKKNQSIFLEEDPGDSAFYLENGAVKIFRISSCGKESIVFIRHPGEMFGLAEAICNKNRACNAQAMTHCTLYEIKRKELEILLSRHFPLAKRVMEIMGKRLRYLGEQVENLMVCDVTTRLLKLLIYLSYSSAFDSDVLNDPITVPTHLTQEKIAEMIGSCQQTVSETLKQLEQDGIINISRKKITLLKPAEIMARLYL, via the coding sequence ATGGGAGCCTCCAACAAACATACCCACTGGCATCTGAATAAAGATGATTTTTTTTGGGAACTCGCTTCTGAAAAGGAAGAATTCGTCGCTTTATCGATAAAACGGAACCTTAAAAAGAATCAATCCATTTTTTTAGAGGAAGATCCCGGAGATTCTGCTTTTTATCTGGAGAATGGCGCAGTCAAAATCTTCCGTATCAGTTCCTGTGGGAAAGAATCCATCGTTTTTATTCGGCATCCGGGTGAGATGTTCGGATTGGCCGAAGCCATCTGCAATAAGAACAGGGCCTGCAACGCCCAGGCAATGACCCATTGCACCCTTTATGAGATTAAACGGAAAGAGCTTGAAATACTTCTTTCCCGTCACTTTCCCCTTGCCAAAAGGGTGATGGAGATCATGGGTAAACGACTCAGGTATCTCGGTGAACAGGTTGAAAATCTTATGGTCTGCGATGTGACCACCCGATTGTTAAAACTCTTGATTTACCTCAGTTACTCCAGTGCATTTGATTCCGATGTCCTCAATGATCCCATAACCGTTCCGACGCACCTGACCCAGGAGAAGATTGCCGAGATGATCGGTTCCTGTCAACAGACCGTGAGTGAAACCTTGAAGCAACTGGAACAGGATGGAATTATAAACATATCCAGAAAAAAAATTACCCTGCTCAAACCTGCCGAGATCATGGCCCGCCTTTATCTTTAA
- a CDS encoding phosphate/phosphite/phosphonate ABC transporter substrate-binding protein translates to MKRILMLFLSVLLLITPVIGSAAEIKFGLLPRLPEKQLLEMFTPLAQYLEKETAMKVNLIIPKDFETYTKQAIAGDFDIGFTNPNIYIVVKKEVPQVEPLALASEPGVGTKLKGVFFVVKESPIKTIKELKGKKVSFVDPGSAAGYVAQMLALQKAGIRKEELSISFAGKPPKVGEAVRDGKVDAGGMPESVFKKLPFEFMLKEIGKTIDLPNWPVHTTKKTDKKVASKIKDAFLKLKPNSTQAENALNKANLEGFVATSDKDFDPMREAAKAAGTF, encoded by the coding sequence ATGAAAAGAATTTTGATGCTTTTTTTATCGGTTCTGTTACTTATCACCCCTGTAATCGGATCGGCGGCAGAAATCAAGTTCGGGTTGCTTCCGAGGCTTCCGGAAAAACAACTACTTGAAATGTTTACCCCTTTAGCCCAGTACCTTGAAAAGGAAACAGCTATGAAGGTTAATTTAATCATCCCCAAGGATTTTGAGACCTATACCAAACAAGCCATAGCGGGCGATTTTGATATCGGATTCACCAATCCCAATATTTATATCGTGGTCAAAAAAGAGGTGCCCCAGGTGGAACCGCTGGCCTTGGCCTCTGAGCCCGGGGTGGGTACCAAATTGAAAGGGGTCTTCTTCGTTGTTAAGGAGAGTCCTATCAAGACGATAAAAGAGCTTAAAGGAAAGAAGGTCAGTTTTGTTGATCCGGGCTCGGCGGCCGGCTATGTGGCCCAGATGCTCGCACTCCAGAAGGCCGGTATCCGGAAGGAGGAACTATCCATAAGCTTTGCCGGGAAACCGCCAAAGGTCGGTGAGGCCGTCCGGGATGGAAAAGTTGACGCCGGCGGAATGCCGGAATCGGTCTTTAAGAAACTCCCCTTCGAATTCATGCTGAAGGAGATAGGAAAGACGATTGACCTTCCCAACTGGCCGGTCCATACCACCAAGAAGACCGACAAAAAGGTAGCCTCAAAAATAAAAGACGCCTTCCTGAAACTGAAACCAAATTCGACCCAGGCAGAAAATGCGCTGAACAAAGCCAACCTGGAGGGGTTTGTTGCTACCAGTGATAAGGACTTTGACCCCATGAGGGAAGCGGCCAAGGCCGCCGGTACTTTTTGA
- a CDS encoding anion permease — protein sequence MEKKHPKQETYLEEKMKAIEEAEEKEVAQPKKAIIGLIIAFAILFIIHFSPTLPGLRPTSQSVLAVFLWFITIMVTDALPKAIVGFASPMLVVLFAGIKPGVAFKAFSTDIFFLAGGAFVIAGIMMGTPLGKRIALKIVTMMKSSRVTKIQTGLGLADVAVGSVLPTVSETALFLPVTKAIGTLMNGKEHLPEVKRINTALLLQTPGLTPLFTGVLILTSHFPNIILAGQLQAEGIYISWVKWFWLNLPLWGLLPIMFWYVFTYFKLWKLEIPGAEKEIPKLKKELGKISFGEIWAVICILIGLALWITEEWHQIKSGMVALITATLLFMPWGKIKFAEVNKHIMWDTWVLLGGAISLGTILYDVGTVTWLANIIVEPVRDLGLPTFLMMFVLAGALHIARAGIVSAVAMGAAFIPLLIGMAKTLNLGVLPFSLVLTNCLSYAFFLPISITAFLIAWGASGASGWTIIRFGAILSIIANVYVLVVQTAWLALIGYPL from the coding sequence ATGGAAAAAAAGCATCCGAAACAAGAGACCTATCTGGAAGAGAAGATGAAGGCCATTGAAGAGGCAGAAGAAAAAGAAGTTGCCCAGCCTAAAAAAGCCATCATCGGCCTGATTATCGCCTTTGCGATTCTCTTCATAATTCATTTCAGCCCAACCCTTCCGGGCCTAAGGCCCACTTCCCAGTCAGTGCTGGCCGTTTTCCTCTGGTTTATCACGATTATGGTAACGGACGCCCTGCCAAAGGCCATCGTGGGGTTTGCCTCGCCCATGCTGGTAGTCTTGTTTGCCGGGATCAAACCGGGTGTGGCCTTCAAGGCCTTTTCCACCGATATATTTTTTCTGGCCGGCGGAGCCTTTGTCATTGCCGGGATTATGATGGGAACACCTCTCGGGAAAAGGATCGCCCTGAAAATAGTCACGATGATGAAATCAAGCCGGGTGACAAAAATCCAGACTGGCCTTGGACTGGCAGACGTAGCGGTCGGCTCTGTTTTGCCTACGGTCTCTGAAACGGCCCTTTTCTTGCCGGTTACCAAGGCCATCGGAACCTTAATGAATGGCAAAGAACATTTGCCGGAAGTTAAAAGGATCAACACCGCCTTGCTGCTCCAGACTCCGGGCTTGACCCCCCTTTTTACCGGGGTGCTTATCCTGACCAGCCATTTCCCGAATATCATCCTGGCCGGTCAACTTCAGGCTGAAGGGATTTATATTTCCTGGGTCAAGTGGTTCTGGCTTAATCTGCCTCTCTGGGGGCTCCTCCCTATCATGTTTTGGTACGTTTTTACCTATTTCAAGCTGTGGAAACTCGAAATACCGGGCGCCGAAAAAGAGATACCGAAACTGAAGAAAGAATTAGGCAAGATCAGTTTTGGAGAGATCTGGGCGGTTATCTGTATCCTGATCGGGCTGGCCCTCTGGATAACAGAAGAGTGGCATCAAATAAAATCAGGCATGGTCGCCTTGATAACGGCGACTCTGTTATTTATGCCCTGGGGAAAGATCAAATTTGCAGAAGTGAATAAACATATCATGTGGGACACCTGGGTTTTGCTTGGAGGGGCCATTTCTCTCGGCACCATTCTTTATGATGTAGGAACGGTAACCTGGCTGGCCAATATTATCGTAGAGCCCGTAAGGGATCTCGGTTTGCCCACCTTTCTGATGATGTTTGTCCTGGCCGGTGCGCTGCACATTGCCAGGGCCGGGATAGTCAGCGCCGTGGCCATGGGTGCCGCCTTTATTCCCTTATTGATCGGAATGGCTAAGACCCTTAACCTCGGGGTATTGCCCTTCTCTTTGGTTTTGACCAACTGCCTGAGTTATGCCTTTTTTCTGCCCATATCCATCACCGCCTTTCTCATTGCCTGGGGCGCTTCAGGGGCATCCGGGTGGACGATAATCCGGTTCGGGGCCATCCTTTCCATAATAGCCAATGTCTATGTTCTGGTTGTCCAGACAGCCTGGCTGGCCTTGATCGGATATCCTTTGTAA
- a CDS encoding Crp/Fnr family transcriptional regulator gives MEKRWYLDNLDFIKELTEDQRTFFYKNAYKKSYPKNTVIFSPGDTGNLIYYVESGRVKIYNLSPGGREIIYWFCNPKDLFGLAELCGGEMRAVFAEAVEDTQTLAINKMNFVELISKNPEISLLIMRLYGSRIRQAHETIRDLVACDVSSRLAQLLIKLGQISGEPTEGRILLKDKLTHQEMANMIGATRTTVTEIINQFKREGFVKYEAGKITILNLEKLTELIDSSGFIF, from the coding sequence ATGGAAAAACGTTGGTACCTTGATAACCTCGATTTTATCAAAGAATTAACGGAAGACCAGAGAACCTTTTTTTATAAAAACGCTTATAAGAAAAGTTATCCCAAAAATACGGTTATCTTTTCCCCTGGGGACACAGGTAATCTTATCTATTACGTGGAAAGCGGCCGGGTTAAAATTTATAATTTGTCCCCGGGAGGCCGGGAAATTATTTATTGGTTCTGCAACCCCAAGGACCTGTTCGGTCTGGCGGAACTTTGTGGGGGCGAGATGAGGGCTGTCTTCGCTGAAGCCGTTGAAGATACCCAGACACTGGCCATCAATAAAATGAATTTCGTAGAACTCATCAGTAAAAACCCTGAAATTTCCCTGTTGATCATGAGATTATACGGCAGCCGAATCCGTCAGGCCCATGAAACCATCAGGGACCTGGTGGCCTGCGACGTCTCCTCCCGTTTAGCCCAATTGCTCATCAAACTCGGCCAGATCAGCGGTGAACCGACGGAAGGCCGGATCCTGCTGAAGGACAAATTAACCCACCAGGAAATGGCGAATATGATCGGGGCAACCAGGACAACGGTAACGGAGATCATCAATCAATTTAAAAGGGAAGGATTTGTTAAATACGAGGCCGGTAAGATCACCATTCTGAACCTGGAAAAGCTTACCGAACTCATCGATTCATCCGGTTTTATTTTTTAA